The segment CAGTTTCTACTGTGAAAAAAAGTATGGTagacattaaatattaatttggttACCTCGCTATTAAATTCTTGATCATTACGCATGATGATATGGTGTGTTGGGAGTGAGTTCAGTCCAGTCTAGACCTGATCTGCTCAAGGGGTACTTTCACACTCAACATAACCTGTTTAGTCACTGACTGACTGAGCAGCAAAACAAGTTTCAGACACATGTAAAGTGAGTAAATAAGGAATAAGTAGGATAATGTTATTATTTATGATACTAGAAAAGCTATTGACAGTTATTTTGCCAAACCTGGTTGTACATAGCACCTACAGGACAGCGCCtgaactttatttttaacaacATTCATGGTCATTTCAGTCTGATTCTATCAGTTTTAATGGTGTTTTTCAGTGCAGGTTGTTTTGTGAATTTGTCAGAATGTAAtttagctttaaaaagtatttgatTGGACCATAAGTGATTTAAAAACTACATTAAACTCGACAACAAATATGCATTTTGCCACAAAGAATACAGCATAaactaatgttttgttttttatatttcaactaaattaattaataaaaaaagaatattatGATGACAATGCATACTTGCTCTAATTGTGTTTTTAAGGATGTCTTGTGCTCTGATATGTCTTCTATGTCTTTTGGATACTAGGAGGAGCGAAGTCGGCAGGGAGATGAGTCCTTGCTCCAGAAAGCACTTGAGGAGAGCAAACGAGAAATGGAGGCCAAAGGAGGAAGAGTATGAGATTATTTTAACCTGTTTGCTATTCATAAgcacatatacagttgaagtcaaaagtttacatacaccttgcagaatctgcaaaatgttaattattttaccaaaataagagggatcatacaaaatgaacaagatatttcacaaaaaatactTAATTAGAAGGAACTGATCAAAattacccggttcaaaagtttacatacacttgattcttaaaactgtgttgttacctgaatgatccacagatgtgtttgtttttgtttagtgagttagttgttcatgagtcccttgtttgtcctgaacagttaaactgcccgctgttcttcagaaaaatccttcaggtcccacaaattctttggttttccagcatttttgtgtattttaaccctttccaacaatgactgtatgattttgagatccatcttttcacactgaggacaattgaggaacTAGTTGtccaactattacataaggttcaagtgttcactgatgctttagaaagaaaaaacaatgcattaggagctggagggtgaaaacttttggacagaatgaagatgtgtacttttttcttgttttacctaaatattatatttaggtttcatttactactgcccttcagaagctacagaaggtacttacttgttctccagaagacaaaataagtaaaattgaccctgatattcaaatttcaaaagttttaacccccggGTCTtagtgcatcgtgtttccttctggagcatcagtgagcgtttgaaccttctgtaatagttgcatttgagtccctcagttgtcctcagtgtgaaaagatggatctcaaaatcatacagtcattgttggaaagggttcaaatacacaacaatgctgaaaaaccaaagaatctgtgggacgtgaaggatttttctgaagaacagcgggcagtttaactgttcaaggttctgcaaggtgtatgtatacttttgacttcaactgtaactgAGTCTTCTGAATGCTTTTACTAGCAATAGATCTGACCACTACTGGAAATGGGCTTAATGTGTTTTGGCCTGTTAATTGAAGCTGTGTTCATTTTTAGTTGGTCACATAAATTCAAGGTACTGTACTGCAGCTAAATGTCCCCATTGCAGGCTTTTTGTAAACGCTTGTGTATAGATGCATGCCGTAttgacctaaaaaaaaaactttctgaatgTGCTGAAAGTGCTTTTCTGTCCTTTCCTTTGGCAGTCTGCCATGCTGGATCTTGCAGATATTTTTGCTCCAGCTCCTGATGTACCCTCTGCTGCCAATCGGTGGGATTCATCCAGAGGCAATAGTGGCTTAGCCCAGGCTGGTCCTCTGAGATCTGACCCCTGGGATAGTATAGGTAAGCTAATATGACTGTATATCACCAATTTGCACTCTTAAAcattacccccggtttcacagacaaggcttaagcctagttctactggtccttttcaaaaaattagcatattgtgataaagttcattattttctgtaatgtactgataaacattagactttcatatattttagattcattacacacatttgaaagtagttctagccttttattgttttaatattgatgattttggcatacagctcatgaaaacccaaaattcctatctcaaaaaattagcatatttcatccgaccaataaaagaaaagtgtttttaatacaaaaaaagtcaaccttcaaataattatgttcagttatgcactcaatacttggtcgggaatccttttgcagaaatgactgcttcaatgcggcgtggcatggaggcaatcagcctgtggcacttatggaggcccaggatgcttcgatagcggccttaagctcatccagagtgttgggtcttgcgtctctcaacttcctgcccttgataaaacacagtggtccaaagtacttttttcagatgaaagcaaattttgcatgtcattcggaaatcaaggtgccagagtctggaggaagactggggagagggaaatgccaaaatgcctgaagtccagtgtcaagtacccacagtcagtgatggtctggggtgccatgtcagctgctggtgttggtccactgtgttttatcaagggcagggtcaatgcagctagctatcaggagattttggagcacttcatggtttcatctgctgaaaagctttatggagatgaagatttcatttttcagcacgacctggcacctgctcacagtgccaaaaccactggtaaatggtttactgaccatggtattactgtgctcaattggcctgccaactctcctgacctgaaccccatggagaatctgtgggatattgtgaagagaaagttgagagacacaAGActcaacactctggatgagcttaaggccgctattgaagcatcctgggcctccataacacctcagcagtgccacaggctgattgcctccatgccacgccgcattgaagcagtcatttctgcaaaaggattcccgaccaagtattgagtgcataactgaacataattatttgaaggttgactttttttgtattaaaaacacttttcttttattggtcggatgaaatatgctaattttttgagataggaattttgggttttcatgagctgtatgccaaaatcatcaatattaaaacaataaaaggctagaactactttcaaatgtgtgtaatgaatctaaaatatatgaaagtctaatgtttatcagtacattacagaaaataatgaactttatcacaatatgctaattttttgaaaaggacctgtagacTAATATGTAagcctgagctgtttcaactgaaacaaaattgcactgattgatcttaaaatatatcagtgcctttgttttgtctcaagatgcacacctttaatgtttttttttccaagcatgtttataaaaatgacttaaatgtcctaattgaactatggcctaatcctggcttagtctaagtgAAACCGGGCCTACAAGTAGTTCATTCGTCATgtcaaaagttaaaagttaaaagcTGCTGGCAAACTGGAATAAGAAATGATTTGCTTGTCATGGCCAGTTTTTACTTGCATTTGGACTCTTTGAGTTTGCAAAAGAAATGAATCACGGATGACACATACGCCTGTGAATAGAGATTAGTATAGGCGTTCCCCAATGTCACTGGTAACCAAAAAGATTGGTTCCAACTATGCCAGTGGCTCTTAACCTTTTTGACTTCAAGGCCCCCCATTGACAAAGACAATATTTGTAGACCCCCCCAAAATATTTCTAATACTTCGGCTTTAATAACAAATCTGCTAATTTTTAAACTTCTTATGTACAGAaactaaaataattacatttcagtaaaaaaaaaattatgtttacactttttatttttattattctcaaaTAGCAATTTCTACCCAATAAAGTATTTTATAGCTTGACAAATGAATATACATTTGTATATGCAGGTTGtccaagaagttttttttttttttgctttatttatttacaaaggatacactaccagtcaaaagtttttaatgtttaatgttttttttttttttaaagaagtctgcatttatttgatataaagtacagcaaaagcaataatattgtgaaatattttcactatttaaaatcacTGCTTTCTATTTGTAATGTATTCCTatgttcaaagctaaattttcagcatcattactccagtcttaagtgtcacatgatccttcaaaaatcattctaatatgctgatttgcttttcaagaaacatgtattactattattatcgatatttaaaacatttgagtacatttgtttttttttcaggattctttgatgaatagaaagagaacaattctactcagctgttttcaacataataataatacatgtttttgagcagcaaatcaaaatatttgaatgatttctgaaggatcatgtgactggagtaatgatgcaaaaaattcagctttgaaatgcagaaatagattacattttaaaatatattctaatagaacactgttattttaaatagtaaaaatatttctaatttttttctgtttttgctgtactttggatcaaataaatgcaggcttgatgagcagaagagacttctttaaaaaacaatacagttttactgttcaaaaacttttgactggtagtgtacgttcaaataaattttaagttttaaaataatatgttaTTTTAGAAAGGGGTTTATATTGAGTGGAAAACAAAATCATTTAATTTTTCCTTAGCTTACATCCATTCGTTTTACACATCAACCTTTCCTTGCTACTTTGTCGCCTATTGTGCGTCATGCATACAGGTATTTTTCAAACACTTCTCAAACCTGGATGCACAGGACTTCGAACGTTAATGTAGTTCAGCATAATATTTTATTCATAGATTAAGTAGACTACTTCAAATGGATCGCATATACAAGACTGTCTTCTGGGGGTTTGTTAGACTAGCCAACTTATCATTCATAAAATTTCTGCTTAAACATTAATGAAATTAGTCATCTTTGCACATTCCTTTTTTAAACTCAGGTAGTGTGCTAAGGCCCCCTAGTGGGCTCTAGGCACCTGTTTAAGAACCACTGATCTACACTGATATGTGTTAGTATAAAGTCTAAAATACACACATCTGCCTGATTGTGTTGAAGCAGAGCCCAGTTCTCTAAGCCATGGAGGCTCATGGATGGCACCACCGTCATCAAGTGTTCGTTCCCAGCCTTGGGCGCAGCGACAGCCACATCCTGACCCATGGGACGCCCCTCAGAATGCCTCAAGCCCTGTGTCCATGAATCAGACCTGGATCTCCCCAGCACGAGGTACATACTTCACTTTCTAGTTAACAATGTAGATTTGATCACTACATgctaaaaatactaaatacactaaCTGAAGATGCTTTTGATTTTTGAAGTCCAACCATTTTAGACTTGTTGTAAATTCTCTAGGAACTGGAGTGGATCCCTTTTCTCCTCTAGTAGCAGATAGACAAGGAACTATTGGCCCTCTCAAAACTCCATCCCCTCGGGCAGGAAGTCCCTCAGGCAATCACACTAACtctgtttttttctgttctttttctattaatattaatatattaatattattaatcacTGCttgctattgtaatatatttcttttttctcttttttcttttttgaattgTTTTAGGTTGTcatatagaaatattttatatttactattcaaaagtttggggtcagtaatattcttttattcagcaaaaacaCAAAGTTGATCaaaacagtaaagacatttgtaatgttatgaAATGTAAACTTCGTATTCAttaaagattcctgaaaaaaaaagtatcacaatttccacaaaaatgtgaggcagcataactgttttcaacaatgactacgtttacatgggcaagaataatgcgattatttccaataatcagagtaaggacttaatcgcattatgatgtttacatgtcaagagcaaagttcttcactccggtttacatggaatttccaatattcctattattcctattgtccgtcaataataacaataaattttttttgagcagaatgatttctgaaggatcatgtgacactgaggactggtaatgatgctgaaaattcagctttgatcacagaaataaaatacatttaaaaatatattcacatagaaaacagtttttataaatcgtaacaatatttcacaatattgcagttcttactgcattttttattgaataaatgCAGATTCGGTGAGCGTAAAAGAACATAAATAAACATAAGTCAAATTGAACattccccaaacttttgaacagtggtgtgcattttgcattatttatttatttactttcttttatgttttattcatatttttagagGACGATCTTTTTGATGAGGCTATGGATGGAGGTCAGGCAAATATAAATGGTCACGGTAGTCCTGAGCCTTTTGATATGTCTTCCCTTGGCGAAGGTCTACCAAAAACAGGTCCTCGAACCTGCAGTACTCCAGAGGCGTTTCTGGGTCCCACCGGAGCTTCGCTCGTCAACCTGGATTCTTTGATTCCCTCCAACCCTGCTTCCAAGAACTTCAACCCGTTTTTGGCAGGTTTGAATGCATTGCTGAGCCATTATCAAACTTCTTGTTGTCATGTGTGTCTAAATCCATAACATTTTAACTGATTGGTGACTCTTTCCCATTTAGGAATAACAGCTCCATCAGCCTCTAATCCATTCCAACAGGAAGCCCCTCGTCTCACACTAAATCAGATGCGTCCTAGCTCCACATCTCCTGTACCCACATCCCTCCCATTTAATGCCTCTCTACCAATGGCTGCCAGCAACCAGCCAAGCTCCCTGCCTGCTACCTTCACACAGACCGCGCAGGTCCCGCCGCTGATCCCTGGAAACCTGCCGCAGCCGCTGCTACCCCTGTCAACAACATCCGCGCTTGGAGATGTAGACCAACACAATCAGAACCCGTTCCTATGAGCAGATCAAGCTTTTGAAATGACAATTTAACCACCAACTTGACTTAAAACTGGAATACACTTTTTTAATGCCTTTGCTCCTTTCACAGCTTCCTGGTTTTGCTCTATGCAGTCACTTTTGAGAGGTGTTCACACATACAGTGGTTTCTCTAGTGACAAAAATCATTCTTTTTCAACAACGGTGACCGTATCCAGTGATGTGACGCATGTTATCCATCTCCTGTAGCTGAGATACTGTAGCTGAGTTTAAGCAAAATGGATAAGTTAGTTAAGATCCAGACCCACCAAATCGACATCAAAGAACTAGTGGCAACAAAAAACAACTGTCTGTGAACTAGAGAAGTCTCTTGAGATCCAGACACACCAAGTCCATGTAAAAGAACTAGCGGCAGCGAAAACCAACTGTGGTTTTGCGCTCGAACGCATTACTAAGTATCTCCataccagtaggtggcagtagtcTGTGTTCATCATTCAAAAATGGAAACTGGAAGAGCGACTACTGTTAAAATGCCTTTGCCATTTTCGTTTTCGTCTCGTACATTAGTTTCCTAAGCCAATAGCGTGCAAATAGCCAAAATCCACCAACTCTGGAAAATCCGCTGACCATTCAggttaaatttatttatatagtgctatattgtttcaaagcagcttcatgCTAATAAACAGACATTTGTCCTACTAGGTgcgttttcatttaatttttgtgCAAAACTTAAATGTTTTATAATTGTCAATAAAAAACTACTGAAATGATGccgtttccattaaccaatgttatgcgactaaaacgtCATTTTTTCCTCGTGCTATCAAGTCAAGATGACCAATGTTGGTAGGTTTATGTATACCGCAGCCACTACATTACCTAGATGACCTAGGTGTTTATCTTTAGCAAAGCAGTTCGAAGAGCCACTTCTGGGGCGCTTTTCCTAAACAACAAAGAACTATTGGCAACAAAAAACAACCTTCCGTGAAATGAAGAAGTCTGTTAAGACTCAGGCATACCAAGCGGATGTGAAAGAACTAGCGGCGTCAAAAACCAAATACCATCATTTGTTCTGAACCGAAAATTTGTGTTTGAACGCATTATTAAGTATAATGTACAGTAGGTGGCAGTAGTCTGTCTTCATCATACAAAAATGGAAACTAGAAGAGCTACTTTTGTTAATACACAAACTGTAAACAAAGCCTTCTGTATGTGCCCTCCTGACTTTGTCGTTTGCTTGCCTTCGtcacttttgtttttatattgtacatTAGTTTGCTAAGCCAATAGCGCGCAAATAGCCAAAAACCgcctagttttggtatcaaaatgtgtaattttcttaccgaaactacatattttacagtcaccgttatgcaggttgatcataaacacagctaaaaagctcctaccacagtggccatgcttcacaaaactaatatctaccagTTTTTTTTAGaagtagaatgcaaaatgtttcaatacaagcatttcagtcaaatggaatttatgcaatatttcaaacttttaaccgcaacggtttaaaatcagcccaattccgtAGAGAAAATGCAGATTCGGCAACTCTTCagtattagaatgtttgcggcaGCGGGATTAAAAAAAACAGTACCGCACAAGCTAAATCCCAGATATTTTGGGAAATTTAGGAATCCCAGCCagacgcattttttttttttttttttcggaaatcGGACATGTCCGGGGGAAAAAAGGACGTATAGTCACTCTATGTATACAGCTAAATGTGTTTCCGTGTGGATGGGCCCTTAGTTCAATGTTCATTCAACGATGCAGAAAACATCACAAAAACTAGGTTGATGGATGTTCAACGACTACCTGACTTTTGGCATTGGCTTGGTTTGTCACAGCTTGTCAAAGCAACTTTCTTGATAAGTTCAGTCCAGCTAGTAAACACCTTTGAACTACCATTGGTCCGTGGTGATTATGTAATAAGTGGGTGTGGCTCTGTGGCTCCGCCTCTTTTGACATGGAGCTCTTCTCTGGTTAATTTCTTCCGTTCAGTCCATTGAGATAAGAATCTGATTAATAGTAGAAATTAAGTTGAAAATCTGTAGCACATACATATTCATCTAAACGCGCTTCCAGCGGAGTGGGCGGCATTGGGATATTCCCTAGCAATATACCACTGCTCaggtattttgattattttaaactatttacTGATACTACATCCCATTTGTGATCAGATTTTCAAAAGATTATGCCATTTCATCAATAACATCCAGCAATAAGAACATCCACAACGACCTCCAGTCATGAAATCACTGTATGTGTGAACGCCCTCCAACTATAACCATATGTGTGAATGTCAACTATGCATTACATGCCGATACAGATTGATGCTGGCTTTACAAGAAATGACAAATAAATGGCACAATTTAAAGGTTAAGCATATTTAATCCAACTCCCGCAGCGTCAGAGTCACCTTCAAGTATTATAATAGTTTTGGAAAGGATAATGAGTTTGTTACTCGTGCCGTTGAACCTAGTACATAACCAAGCACAAGTCCAAAGCCTCTCATACATTTTGATCATATTTCCTGCACCGATTTCTTGCTCTGCTTTAGTGTCCCTTTTATTAGTCTGGAGTATCTGATGACTTTCAATGCTGTCCTTTTATTTACTTGACGTATCTGTAAACAGCCAATCACATCCTGATGGGTCACTCGCACCAGTATGACAGATGAAAGCGACTAAGATTTTGGGGCCAATAATTTAAGTATGAATAATGATTTTGTAATATTGGGCATTGACTGTTGAATGAAAAGACCTCCAGCAAGAGAATGTACTTACCGTGGTGTTCAGACTGAATAAATGCCACATACTAACAGAATGTAAGAATGTGAGACTGTTGCACATGTTGCTCATCAAATACAAGAATGAAGATAAAATCGAACGACAAGTCTGGTTTGTGTTTGTTTACCATTGCTTTACACCTCTGGCTTGCCTTTTCTTAAATATTCAGTACTTTCTTTGAGCTGTCAGACAAGTCACATTTGTGGCTCTTTACACAAAGATGTGGAGCTGATTTGAACTCACAGTGCATTGAGATTGAAAATCACAAGTGTATCTTCTCCTCACGTTTGTCTGATGTTCTGCAGTTCTGCATCCACATCTATCAAGTATCATGAGAGCGGTTTGAAAACAGCCAGCTGAGCACATCCTGAAGACCCTGTCCGGAGCGGGCGCTGATCTCTAGTGTTGTGATTGACTGAGGCGCAGTTTTAATAATGTCATCCATCCTGAACAACGACTTCAATTCCACAAGAGACATGGTGCATGGAAGATCGCTAAGAAAAGAAACATTAAATAGGTTTAGCATGAATTAGTGCTGGATTTATTCAGTTAAATCAAAAAGTGTGTGTGAACTCAGCTGACCTCTTGTTGAAGAGTATGAGTACAGCTGCAGAGTGCAGTGGCTCCGCAGAGAGAACAGACAGCAGCTGGACGCAAGACGACGAAATCTGGACAATGTTGGCACAGTCCACCACAaactaaaatgcattaaaaggagtagtactttcagaacaaaaatttacagacaatttactcacccccttgtcatcattCTTTCTAcagttgataagaaattatgttcttgaggaaaacatttcaggatttctctctatataatggacttcaatggtgcccccaagtttgaacgtaCAAAATGGAgtttaattgcagcttcaaagggctctaaacgatcccagacgaggaagaaaggtcttatctagcggaacgatcggccattttcgaaacaaactcaCTATTTATGCACTTATGAAATGAAGACCATGAAGGATTTTAATtttttgaacagatttttttaaagaaatgaagaCCATGAAAGAATTGAAATCTAGAGAAATTTTCACATCTAGTGGTTGATAATTGAGAGATTCTGGGCCAATGTGTATAGCCAATACCATCTGCAATCTACATTGCTAGGATGTACAGAACACTACACCCCCCCTCCTCATTTTCTAAATTCCAGTAAAGTCATCATAACTATAAAATACAACACATATGGAAGTATGGTAACTAAGTAGTGACGaagtagtttaaatgcagtttcaaagtgctctaaatgatcccagacgaggaagaagggtcttatctagcgaaacgaactCACTATTTATgcactttctaacctcaaacgcttatcttgtctaggtctgcgtgaactccggttcaagacagttagggtatgttgaaaaactcccatctcgttttcttacccaacttcaaaatcatcctacagtaCATTGCTAcagaaataccgacccagtgtttacaaagtgaacatgcaaagaagatcaaatgcccttaaaaaaaaaaaaagacactgtgttgacccggattacacagactgcACATCGCAGATCCgacacaagacgagcatttgaggttaaaaactaaaaaatctatattggtttcgctagataagacccttcttcctcagctggaatcattTAGCGCAATTTGAAGccaaatttaaactgcattttggaagttcaaactcggggggcaccattgaagtgcactatatggGGATAATttctgaaacgttttcctcaaaaacataatttcttatcgactgaagaaagaaaaacttgaacatcttggatggcaagtggtaaataaattatctgtacatttttgttctgaaagtgaactaatcctttaaaaacagATGGATATCAGTCATGATGAGAAACATTATCACACTGTAAATGTATGTACAGtctctcatgttttttttttttttaaagaaatgaagaCCATGAAAGAAATTAAATCCAGACAAATCTTCACATCTAGTGGTTGATAATTGAGAGTATATAGTGAATAGCCAATATCTTTTGCAATCTGAATGGCTGGGATGTACAGTACACTATTTGCCTTCCACTATATGGAAGAATGGAAATTAAGTAGTGACCAAAAATAAAATCTCTCTTATAATTTGGATTCTGTACTGTActattttgttttctattttgattttccTTGTCACATTTAACTTtaatgttaactttttttttacagggTCAAAGCAGATGGCTGGTgagcttttgaaaaaaaaaaaaaaaaaaaaaaaaaaacagcttctcTTGTAATGCAACCACAAAATGGTCAGGAGAGACGCTCACTATAACAGATGTGCAATCTAAGTAGTATTTTGGCCAAATGGGTCCCATACAGCCTCCCAGCTCTCGTACTGTTATCTTCCTCTTCCGGAGTATGAGGTCTGTAAGGTTGGTGCCaacctaaaaaaaaagaaaagaaagtacaaccaaataaaatcaataattcaAAACATTGATCGTTATAACAccgtttagtttagtttagaggGTGTATTTTTGACCTCTTCAACTTGTGTTAGTAAAAATGTACATTAAACAAAAAGGTACTTATATGTTAGgtttaatattttgcatttattctTTTTGTATATATCTTTTCACATTTAACATGCCATGATGCactattaaaataactttaacgtATCAACACTAGTACCATGTTTACAAATATTACTGACAATTCCAAAGATTTCCCAACATATGTCAACTGCAGATGGCGCaatctaatttatttttaaactcaAACACACTGTTTATCTTATATC is part of the Garra rufa chromosome 1, GarRuf1.0, whole genome shotgun sequence genome and harbors:
- the arl16 gene encoding ADP-ribosylation factor-like protein 16 isoform X1, whose amino-acid sequence is MDAHTDLGEAPVTLPTVGTNLTDLILRKRKITVRELGGCMGPIWPKYYLDCTSVIFVVDCANIVQISSSCVQLLSVLSAEPLHSAAVLILFNKSDLPCTMSLVELKSLFRMDDIIKTAPQSITTLEISARSGQGLQDVLSWLFSNRSHDT
- the epn3a gene encoding epsin-3 isoform X2; the protein is MTTSSLRRQMKNIVNNYTDAEIKVREATSNDPWGPPSSLLMEIADLTFNVVAFTEVMGIIWKRLNDHGKNWRHVFKALTLLDYLIKSGSERVAQQCKENIYAIQTLRDFQYIDREGQDQGMGVREKSKQLVALLRDDERLKQERSQAHKTRERVTGTSSAMGYGSLPPPYPGRHAGQPSVEVYGEEHARVRQSPSSFNSSSSSPHLAPDLERARPQTSGEEELQLQLALAMSREESEKPAPPVDIDEQTQLQIAMSLSKEEAHKPAPPPPPPAAAALEMDEEAQLQLALTLSKEEHQQEERSRQGDESLLQKALEESKREMEAKGGRSAMLDLADIFAPAPDVPSAANRWDSSRGNSGLAQAGPLRSDPWDSIEPSSLSHGGSWMAPPSSSVRSQPWAQRQPHPDPWDAPQNASSPVSMNQTWISPAREDDLFDEAMDGGQANINGHGSPEPFDMSSLGEGLPKTGPRTCSTPEAFLGPTGASLVNLDSLIPSNPASKNFNPFLAGITAPSASNPFQQEAPRLTLNQMRPSSTSPVPTSLPFNASLPMAASNQPSSLPATFTQTAQVPPLIPGNLPQPLLPLSTTSALGDVDQHNQNPFL
- the epn3a gene encoding epsin-3 isoform X1 — translated: MTTSSLRRQMKNIVNNYTDAEIKVREATSNDPWGPPSSLLMEIADLTFNVVAFTEVMGIIWKRLNDHGKNWRHVFKALTLLDYLIKSGSERVAQQCKENIYAIQTLRDFQYIDREGQDQGMGVREKSKQLVALLRDDERLKQERSQAHKTRERVTGTSSAMGYGSLPPPYPGRHAGQPSVEVYGEEHARVRQSPSSFNSSSSSPHLAPDLERARPQTSGEEELQLQLALAMSREESEKPAPPVDIDEQTQLQIAMSLSKEEAHKPAPPPPPPAAAALEMDEEAQLQLALTLSKEEHQQEERSRQGDESLLQKALEESKREMEAKGGRSAMLDLADIFAPAPDVPSAANRWDSSRGNSGLAQAGPLRSDPWDSIAEPSSLSHGGSWMAPPSSSVRSQPWAQRQPHPDPWDAPQNASSPVSMNQTWISPAREDDLFDEAMDGGQANINGHGSPEPFDMSSLGEGLPKTGPRTCSTPEAFLGPTGASLVNLDSLIPSNPASKNFNPFLAGITAPSASNPFQQEAPRLTLNQMRPSSTSPVPTSLPFNASLPMAASNQPSSLPATFTQTAQVPPLIPGNLPQPLLPLSTTSALGDVDQHNQNPFL
- the arl16 gene encoding ADP-ribosylation factor-like protein 16 isoform X2; this translates as MCLLLGATGVGKTLLLKRLQKLCQMDAHTDLGEAPVTLPTVGTNLTDLILRKRKITVRELGGCMGPIWPKYYLDCTSVIFVVDCANIVQISSSCVQLLSVLSAEPLHSAAVLILFNKSDLPCTMSLVELKSLFRMDDIIKTAPQSITTLEISARSGQGLQDVLSWLFSNRSHDT